In Actinomycetes bacterium, a single window of DNA contains:
- a CDS encoding glycerophosphodiester phosphodiesterase, whose product MHPFLDRGDRPLAFVHRGGASEAAENSAGAFRRAVELGFRYFETDVHATADGVVLAFHDDRLDRLTDGRGLVERQTWAQVSQVRIGGTEPIPLLADLLEEFPEARFNIDAKHDAAVAPLADLLLRTSALDRVCVASFSDRRLARLGALLGPRACLSMGPSGVLRLWLAATSGRRVPLPRADCAQVPLRFGPVTVVDRRFVDTAHRLGLQVHVWTVDEASEMERLLRLGVDGLMTDRPAVLRDVLRARGAWPG is encoded by the coding sequence GTGCACCCGTTCCTGGACCGCGGTGACCGGCCGCTGGCGTTCGTTCACCGCGGCGGTGCGAGCGAGGCCGCGGAGAACTCGGCCGGGGCCTTCCGCCGGGCCGTCGAGCTGGGCTTCCGCTACTTCGAGACCGATGTGCATGCGACGGCCGACGGCGTCGTCCTCGCCTTCCACGACGACCGGCTGGACCGGCTGACCGACGGCCGTGGGCTGGTGGAGCGGCAGACCTGGGCGCAGGTCTCGCAGGTCCGCATCGGGGGGACCGAGCCGATCCCCCTGCTGGCCGACCTGCTGGAGGAGTTCCCCGAGGCCCGGTTCAACATCGACGCCAAGCACGACGCTGCGGTCGCGCCGCTGGCCGACCTGCTGCTCCGGACGAGTGCCCTCGACCGGGTCTGCGTTGCGTCGTTCAGCGACCGCAGGCTGGCCCGCCTGGGTGCGCTGCTCGGCCCGCGGGCCTGCCTGTCGATGGGGCCGAGCGGCGTGCTGCGGCTGTGGCTCGCGGCGACCAGCGGACGGCGGGTGCCCCTCCCCCGCGCCGACTGCGCCCAGGTGCCGTTGCGTTTCGGGCCGGTCACCGTGGTGGACCGGCGGTTCGTGGACACCGCCCACCGGCTCGGGCTGCAGGTGCACGTGTGGACCGTCGACGAGGCGTCCGAGATGGAGCGGCTGCTCCGGCTCGGCGTGGACGGGCTGATGACCGACCGGCCGGCGGTGCTGCGCGACGTCCTGCGGGCGCGCGGGGCCTGGCCAGGCTGA